One Streptomonospora salina genomic window, CGGGCAGCCGCCCTGGGCCGGCGGGGCGCCCTTCGCCGCCGGCGCCGAGACGCTGCCGCCGGCCGCCTACCTGTGCATCGCGGCGGTGGCCGTCTGCCTCGCCGCGCGCCGCTTCTACCCCCGCTCGGCCTTCGCCGGCGCGATGGCCGCCGTCGCCGCCTTCTACGCCCTCGGTCCCGACAGCGGCCTGCTCCGGCTGGGGCCCATGGTGCTGGCCTACACCATGGCGGTACGGCTGCCGCTGCGGAAGTGGGCCGCCCTGACGGCGCTCGCCGTTCCGGTGCTCCTGGCTACGCGCGCCGACCTGCCCTACTTCGGGCTGCTCTACCCCGGAGCCGCCGGCGCGATCGTGGCCGCACTGGCGGTCCTGCTGGTGCCGGCGGCGCTGGGTGCCATCGTCCGCTCGCGCCGCGAGAACGCTCGCCGGGAACGCGACGGCGAACTGCGCCGCTCCGTCTACGAGGAACGGTTGCGCATCGCCCGGGAAGTGCACGACGTCGTGGGCCACAGCCTGTCGGTCATCAACATGCAGGCGGGGGTGGCGCTGCACGTCCTGGACCAGCGCCCCGAGCAGGCCGAGCCCGCGCTGCAGGCGATCCGCCAGACCAGCAAGGACGCGCTGGAGGAGTTGCGCGGTACGCTCGCGGTGTTCCGCGAACCCGGCGGTGCGGAACCCGGCGGGGCTGGAGGGGACGGCGCGACCCGCACACCCGGCGACGCCGGAAGCCGGGCCGGCGGCGGCGCGGAGCCCGCGGGTTCCGGCCGCGAACCCGTCCCCGGGCTGGACCGTATCGACGAGCTCGCAGCGGGTATCGACCCTACGGGGCGGCGCGTGGCGGTGCACACGCATGGGGAGCGCGCCGCGCCGCCGGCCGCCGTCGACCACGCCGCCTACCGCATCGTCCAGGAAGCGCTGACCAACGCGGTCCGGCACGGCGGCGGCGCCGCGACCGTCGTCATCGGATACCACCCCGAGGAGCTGACCGTGGAGATCACCGACAGCGCATCCGCCCGACCCCGCCGCGAGTACGCGGAAGGCAGCGGGATCGCCGGCATGCGCGAACGCGCACGTGCCGTCGGGGGCCGCCTGGAAGCCGGTCCGCGCACCGAGGGCGGGTTCCGGGTGCGCGCGGACCTGCCGCTGGGGCAGCGGTGAGCGCGCTCCGGGTCGCCCTCGCCGACGACCAGGCCCTGGTGCGCATGGGCCTGCGCGTGCTGATCGACGCCGAGGACGACATGGAGCCCGCCGGCGAGGCCGCAGACGGCCGCGAAGCGGTCGACGTCGTGCGCCGCGAACACCCCGACGTGATCCTGATGGACGTGCGCATGCCCGGCATGGACGGCATCGCCGCGCTGCGCGAGATCGCGGCCGACGACGCCATGGCGGGCACCCGTGTCGTCGTTCTGACGACCTTCGAGCTGGACGAATACGTGTTCGACGCCTTGCGCGCCGGCGCCGCCGGGTTCCTGATCAAGGACAGCGACCCCGGCGAGCTGCTGCGGGCGATCCGGCTGGCGGCGGCGGGGGAGTCGCTGCTGTCGCCCTCGGTCACCTGCAGCGTCATCGCCTCTTTCGCCTCGCGCGCCCCCTCCGGGGGCCCGCGCCCGGATCTGAGCGAACTGACCGAGCGCGAGCAGGAGGTCCTGGCCCTGGTCGGTGAGGGCCTGTCCAACGCCGAGATCGCCGAGCGGCTGGTCGTCAGCCCCGCCACGGCGCGCACCCACGTCAGCCGCGCGATGGTCAAACTGCACGCCCGCGATCGCGCACAGCTGGTGGTGACCGCCTACCGGGCGGGGCTGGCGGGATGAAACGGGGCAGTCGAACCGAGGTCGACGGTATTTTCCCAGGTCAACGACTTGCAGGATCGATCGCCCACAGCGAACACAGAAGGGGGAACAAAACGGGGCTCTTCTTTATTGAGTGATAGTGACTCAACAAGGAGGGTCTGATGACTGAAGCGCAGTCCAACACGACGTTCCCCGTGCTTCCCCTCGACGACGAGGTCGTGCTCCCCGGCATGGTCGTGCCGGTGGACATCTCCGACTCCGAGGTGCGCGCCGCCGTCGACGCCGCGCGTGCCGTGAGCGAGGGCGCGGCCGAGGCTCCAGGGAGCCACTCCGGCTCCTCGGCCAAGCCGCGAGTGCTGATCATCCCCCGGCTCGACGGCAACTACGCCGCGGTCGGGAGCGTCGCCGTCATCGAACAGATCGGACGCACCCCCGAGGGGGAGCCGGCCGCGGTCCTGCGGGGAACCGCGCGCGCCCGTGTCGGCAGCGGAACCACCGGGCCCGGAGCCGCCCTGTGGGTCTCGGCCGACGTCCACGACGAAGAACCGCCCGAAGGCGGCTACCCCGGCAGGGTCGACGAGCAGGCCCGGGACTACAAGGCGCTGCTGACCACCTACCTGCAAAAGCGCGGCGCCTGGCAGATCCTGGACGGGATCCAGCAGCTGGAGGACGCCGGCAGCCTCGCCGACCGCGGCGGATACTCCCCCTTCCTCAAGACCGCGCAGAAGCTGCAGCTCCTGGAGACCTACGACGTCGCCGAGCGGCTCCGGCTGCTGAGCGAGTGGACCCGCGAGTACCTGGCCGAGCTCGACGTCGCCGAGACCATCGACCAGGACGTGCAGAAGGGCGTCGACAAGCAGCAGCGCGAGTTCCTGCTGCGGCGCCAGCTGGACGCCATCCGCACGGAGCTCAACGAGCTCTCCGGCCGCCCCGGCAGCGAGGAGGACGACTACCGCGAGCGCGTGGAGTCGGCCGAACTGCCCGACCACGTCCGCACGGCGGCGCTGGAGGAGGTCGACAAGCTGGAGCGGGCCGGCGACTCCTCGCCGGAGTCGGGGTGGATCCGCACCTGGCTCGACACGATCCTGGACATGCCCTGGAACACCCGGACCGAGGACGCCTACGACATCCCCGGCGCACGCGAGATCCTCGACGCCGACCACGCCGGCCTCGACGACGTCAAGGAGCGCATCGTCGAGTACCTGGCGGTGCGCAAGCGCCGCGAGGAGAAGGGCCAGGGCGTGGTCGGCGGTCGGCGCAGCGGCGCCGTGCTGGCACTGGTCGGCCCGCCCGGCGTGGGCAAGACGTCGCTGGGCGAGTCGGTGGCGCGCTCCATGGGCCGCACGTTCACCCGCGTGGCCCTGGGCGGCGTGCGCGACGAGGCCGAGATCCGCGGCCACCGGCGCACCTACGTCGGCGCGCTGCCGGGGCGCATCGTCCGCGCCGTCAAGGAGTCGGGGTCGATGAACCCGGTCGTGCTGCTCGACGAGATCGACAAGGTCGGCAGCGACTTCCGCGGCGACCCCACCTCGGCGCTGCTGGAGGTGCTCGACCCGGAGCAGAACCACACGTTCCGCGACCACTACCTCGAAGTCGACCTCGACCTGTCCGACGTCGTCTTCCTGGCCACCGCCAACGCGCTGGAGACCGTTCCCGCCCCGCTGCTGGACCGCATGGAGGTGGTGCAGCTGGACGGCTACACCGAGGACGAGAAGGTCACCATCGCCCGCGACCACCTGCTGCCGCGCCAGCTGGAGCGGGCGGGTTTGGAGCCCGGCGAGGCCGAGCTCGGCGACGGCGCGCTGCGCCGGATCGCGGCCGAGTACACCCGCGAGGCCGGTGTCCGGGAGCTGGAGCGCACCGTCGCGCGGGTGCTGCGCAAGGCGGCCTCGGGCGTGGCGCTGGGCGAGCGCGAGCTGCCGCTGTCGGTCGGCGCCGACGACCTGACCGGCTTCATCGGGCGGCCCAAGCACACCCCGGAGACGGCCGAGCGCACATCGGTTCCGGGGGTGGCCACCGGACTGGCGGTCACCGGTACCGGCGGCGACGTGCTCTTCGTCGAAGCGTCGCTGGCCGACCCGGAGTCCGGCGCCGACGGACTGACTCTGACCGGCCAGCTCGGCGACGTGATGAAGGAGTCCGCCCGGATCGCGCTGTCCTACCTCCGCTCGCGCGGGGCGGAACTGGAGCTGCCGGTGGGCGACCTCAAGGAGCGCGGCATCCACCTGCACGTGCCCGCGGGGTCGATCCCCAAGGACGGGCCCAGCGCCGGGGTCACCATGACCACGGCCCTGGCTTCGCTGCTGTCGGGCCGCTCCGCGCGCTCCGACGTGGCCATGACCGGCGAGGTCTCCCTCACCGGCCGGGTGCTGCCGATCGGCGGCGTCAAGCAGAAGCTGCTGGCTGCGCACCGGGCGGGGATCACCACGGTGCTCATCCCCGCGCGCAACGAGCCCGACCTGGACGACGTCCCCGACGACGTCCGTGAACAGCTCACGGTTCACCCGGTCAGCGACGTCCGCGAGGTCCTCGACCTGGCCCTCAGCCCGGCCGAGGCCCCGCAGCCGCTGGCGGCGTAGTTCCGGGCAGACCGAGACGCGATGGGGTTGTCGGCCGCGACCGACAACCCCATCAAGCTGATCAGCTGATCACGGGTCCGTGCAGACCGAGTGGTCGCCGATCCGGCGCCAGACCATGAGCGGTTCTCCTCGAGGTCGAACGACTCAGCAGCGCAGGAGGGATTCGTCCCCCTGCGTGTCCGGATTTTCCTTCGACTGCCGGCGGACGGTTCCTCCGCCCGCGCCTCGACCGGTTCCGCGCCTGGACCTGGCTACCGTGGGGGCATGACCTCTGCGAACGACGCTGAACGAGAACTGCGGGTCGCCGTCATCGGCTAC contains:
- a CDS encoding response regulator, whose translation is MSALRVALADDQALVRMGLRVLIDAEDDMEPAGEAADGREAVDVVRREHPDVILMDVRMPGMDGIAALREIAADDAMAGTRVVVLTTFELDEYVFDALRAGAAGFLIKDSDPGELLRAIRLAAAGESLLSPSVTCSVIASFASRAPSGGPRPDLSELTEREQEVLALVGEGLSNAEIAERLVVSPATARTHVSRAMVKLHARDRAQLVVTAYRAGLAG
- the lon gene encoding endopeptidase La, which gives rise to MTEAQSNTTFPVLPLDDEVVLPGMVVPVDISDSEVRAAVDAARAVSEGAAEAPGSHSGSSAKPRVLIIPRLDGNYAAVGSVAVIEQIGRTPEGEPAAVLRGTARARVGSGTTGPGAALWVSADVHDEEPPEGGYPGRVDEQARDYKALLTTYLQKRGAWQILDGIQQLEDAGSLADRGGYSPFLKTAQKLQLLETYDVAERLRLLSEWTREYLAELDVAETIDQDVQKGVDKQQREFLLRRQLDAIRTELNELSGRPGSEEDDYRERVESAELPDHVRTAALEEVDKLERAGDSSPESGWIRTWLDTILDMPWNTRTEDAYDIPGAREILDADHAGLDDVKERIVEYLAVRKRREEKGQGVVGGRRSGAVLALVGPPGVGKTSLGESVARSMGRTFTRVALGGVRDEAEIRGHRRTYVGALPGRIVRAVKESGSMNPVVLLDEIDKVGSDFRGDPTSALLEVLDPEQNHTFRDHYLEVDLDLSDVVFLATANALETVPAPLLDRMEVVQLDGYTEDEKVTIARDHLLPRQLERAGLEPGEAELGDGALRRIAAEYTREAGVRELERTVARVLRKAASGVALGERELPLSVGADDLTGFIGRPKHTPETAERTSVPGVATGLAVTGTGGDVLFVEASLADPESGADGLTLTGQLGDVMKESARIALSYLRSRGAELELPVGDLKERGIHLHVPAGSIPKDGPSAGVTMTTALASLLSGRSARSDVAMTGEVSLTGRVLPIGGVKQKLLAAHRAGITTVLIPARNEPDLDDVPDDVREQLTVHPVSDVREVLDLALSPAEAPQPLAA
- a CDS encoding sensor histidine kinase, with the translated sequence MSQRTARVLAADVPIALAVTAVSLVDAHVRSAMPRSPSGNPWGPDGPDSGQPPWAGGAPFAAGAETLPPAAYLCIAAVAVCLAARRFYPRSAFAGAMAAVAAFYALGPDSGLLRLGPMVLAYTMAVRLPLRKWAALTALAVPVLLATRADLPYFGLLYPGAAGAIVAALAVLLVPAALGAIVRSRRENARRERDGELRRSVYEERLRIAREVHDVVGHSLSVINMQAGVALHVLDQRPEQAEPALQAIRQTSKDALEELRGTLAVFREPGGAEPGGAGGDGATRTPGDAGSRAGGGAEPAGSGREPVPGLDRIDELAAGIDPTGRRVAVHTHGERAAPPAAVDHAAYRIVQEALTNAVRHGGGAATVVIGYHPEELTVEITDSASARPRREYAEGSGIAGMRERARAVGGRLEAGPRTEGGFRVRADLPLGQR